One genomic window of Arachis stenosperma cultivar V10309 chromosome 10, arast.V10309.gnm1.PFL2, whole genome shotgun sequence includes the following:
- the LOC130956123 gene encoding RING-H2 finger protein ATL7-like has translation MAIFSKLFHKLCYKIIILLAFLLTEIIILIRKLKSSSYTGPITTKKYLRFIEEKNPTICYSKKSSKLLKLKPPRHVECTLCLSEFMEGEKLRSLKCQHTFHRDCLDTWLKDYCATCPLCRLKVVSDDVVSQHRELRKQADSNGNGEQLTYFLAVLRGGNTLQS, from the coding sequence ATGGCAATTTTTTCTAAGCTCTTCCACAAGCTTTGTTACAAAATCATAATCCTATTGGCATTCCTTCTGACTGAAATAATCATCCTCATCAGGAAGCtaaaatcatcatcatatacaggTCCAATCACAACAAAGAAGTACCTCAGATTCATCGAAGAGAAGAACCCAACAATTTGCTACAGCAAGAAGAGTAGTAAGTTATTGAAGCTGAAACCGCCACGGCACGTGGAGTGCACGCTATGCTTGTCGGAGTTCATGGAAGGGGAGAAGCTGAGGAGTCTGAAATGCCAACACACGTTTCACAGGGATTGCTTAGACACATGGCTCAAAGACTACTGCGCCACGTGTCCTTTGTGTAGGTTAAAAGTGGTGTCCGATGATGTTGTTTCCCAACACCGTGAGCTTAGAAAGCAAGCTGATTCTAACGGTAACGGTGAACAGCTAACGTATTTTTTAGCCGTGTTACGTGGCGGTAACACTTTGCAAAGTTAG
- the LOC130956827 gene encoding uncharacterized mitochondrial protein AtMg00810-like encodes MFVQQLESSITYVLIYVDDIIVIGSCIEVITAVTQKLNSAFALKDKRELHCFLEIQVNKTNDGGLMMSQDKYVQDLLVKVSMSNCKPCATPLSSTLRIYATGGAMFDNPHLYHFVVGSLQYLTMTRPDLAYSVNNLAQFMQKYH; translated from the coding sequence ATGTTTGTGCAACAACTAGAATCctccatcacttatgtattgaTCTATGTTGATGATATCATTGTGATTGGGAGTTGTATAGAAGTTATCACTGCAGTTACTCAGAAGCTCAACTCAGCCTTTGCATTGAAGGACAAGAGAGAGCTTCACTGTTTCTTGGAAATCCAAGTGAACAAGACTAATGATGGGGGATTAATGATGTCTCAAGACAAGTATGTGCAAGACTTGCTTGTAAAAGTGAGTATGAGTAACTGCAAACCATGTGCTACACCATTGTCATCTACTCTGAGAATTTATGCTACAGGAGGCGCTATGTTTGACAATCCTCATCTATATCATTTTGTGGTAGGAAGTCTGCAATATTTGACTATGACAAGGCCTGACTTGGCATACAGTGTAAATAATCTTGCTCAATTCATGCAAAAGTACCATTAG